One genomic segment of Vulpes vulpes isolate BD-2025 chromosome 2, VulVul3, whole genome shotgun sequence includes these proteins:
- the GJD4 gene encoding gap junction delta-4 protein, with amino-acid sequence MERLDLLGFLLITFNCNVTIVGKIWLLLMVLLRMLVLVWAGAPVYQDEQERFVCNTLQPGCANVCYDAFSPVSQLRLWLLQGLAALLPSALFGVYALHRGAELAARGLAGDPSGPRALRVPDLSCGYIAHLLLRVLAEAAFGALHYLLFGVAVPERFACARPPCSGPVHCFVSRPTEKALLARLMGAASALSLLLSAADLLGSLRARARGRRAASPAPGAPRAAARAGGGGVSAAEDAPAPREVRPTASALANLLAPGAIAKVSGLGKASCGTEAPARVSSARLTATSPVSLTSLPLTACHIARAPQCRRRNDKRGERGRQSMGLGGGLPPGLRLQV; translated from the exons ATGGAACGCTTGGACCTGCTGGGGTTCCTTCTCATCACCTTCAACTGCAACGTGACCATTGTGG GGAAGATCTGGCTCCTCCTCATGGTCCTGCTGCGGATGCTGGTGCTCGTGTGGGCGGGCGCCCCGGTGTACCAGGACGAGCAGGAGCGCTTCGTGTGCAACACGCTGCAGCCGGGGTGCGCCAACGTCTGCTACGACGCCTTCTCGCCCGTGTCGCAGCTGCGGCTCTGGCTGCTGCAGGGCCTGGCCGCGCTCCTGCCCTCCGCGCTCTTCGGCGTCTACGCGCTGCACCGGGGCGCCGAGCTGGCCGCCCGCGGGCTGGCCGGGGACCCCAGCGGCCCGCGCGCCCTGCGGGTGCCCGACCTGTCGTGCGGCTACATCGCCCACCTGCTCCTCCGGGTGCTGGCCGAGGCGGCTTTCGGCGCCCTGCACTACCTGCTCTTCGGGGTCGCGGTCCCCGAGAGGTTCGCGTGCGCGCGGCCGCCCTGCAGCGGCCCGGTGCACTGCTTCGTGTCGCGGCCCACGGAGAAGGCCCTGCTGGCGCGGCTCATGGGCGCGGCCAGCGCGCTCTCGCTGCTGCTCAGCGCCGCCGACCTCCTGGGCAGCCTGCGGGCCCGGGCGCGCGGGCGCAGGgcggcctcccccgccccgggggcCCCGCGGGCTGCagcccgggcggggggcggcggg GTGTCAGCAGCCGAGGATGCTCCGGCCCCGCGTGAAGTGCGCCCGACGGCCTCGGCGCTCGCGAACCTTCTCGCGCCCGGAGCTATCGCGAAGGTGTCCGGGCTGGGGAAGGCTTCCTGTGGGACAGAGGCCCCCGCACGCGTGTCGTCAGCGCGGCTCACTGCGACCTCGCCCGTGTCCTTGACGAGCCTGCCCCTGACTGCGTGTCACATCGCACGCGCACCCCAGTGCCGGAGGAGAAATGACAAACGCGGAGAGCGCGGCCGCCAGAGCATGGGGCTTGGGGGAGGCCTCCCCCCTGGACTTCGCTTGCAGGTGTAA